The Streptomyces albofaciens JCM 4342 genome has a segment encoding these proteins:
- a CDS encoding SsgA family sporulation/cell division regulator: MPSVIDQAVQVRLIATAPGSHTVPAVLHYHRADPLAVRISFPPEISLDGAAVDWAFARELLAEGLRSPAGTGDVRVRPLGRERTVLEFHVEDGVAMVQVRTDDLRRFLDRTYRSVPAGSEQQHMDVDSGLAELLGEA; encoded by the coding sequence GTGCCCAGTGTCATCGACCAAGCCGTCCAGGTACGTCTCATCGCGACCGCCCCCGGCTCGCACACGGTGCCCGCGGTCCTCCACTACCACCGGGCCGATCCGCTCGCGGTACGGATCTCCTTCCCGCCGGAGATCTCGCTGGACGGCGCCGCGGTCGACTGGGCCTTCGCGCGCGAACTGCTCGCCGAGGGGCTGCGGTCCCCGGCCGGCACCGGTGACGTACGGGTGCGGCCGCTGGGCCGGGAGCGCACGGTGCTGGAGTTCCACGTCGAGGACGGCGTCGCGATGGTCCAGGTGCGCACCGACGACCTGCGCCGCTTCCTGGACCGTACGTACCGGTCCGTGCCCGCGGGCAGCGAGCAGCAGCACATGGACGTGGACAGCGGCCTGGCGGAACTGCTCGGCGAGGCGTGA